One region of Oryza sativa Japonica Group chromosome 10, ASM3414082v1 genomic DNA includes:
- the LOC4349007 gene encoding uncharacterized protein — protein sequence MTLLHLTAASASPPRNRPRRCPRCHVVDRARGDGGGRPWPRRGVPSASGCIGRAAPPWSAGFGGELAAEGDCGEIGFRRWWCRYHGGFAAGALRSVMRERNKSMAWRRGVDGRGVRAEWGCGTEPVSLAGNAEPFPGQFRTMEARHRP from the exons atgaccCTTTTGCATTTGaccgccgcgtcggcgtcgccacCACGTAATCGCCCACGTCGCTGCCCCCGCTGCCACGTCGTCGACCGCGCACG TGGTGATGGCGGGGGGCGACCGTGGCCGAGGCGTGGAGTGCCATCCGCATCAGGGTGTATCGGCCGCGCTGCTCCGCCCTGGTCCGCAGGCTTTGGCGGCGAgctggcggcggagggagaCTGTGGTGAGATCGGATTTCGCCGCTGGTGGTGTCGCTACCATGGGGGATTCGCCGCAGGCGCTCTCAG ATCGGTTATGCGGGAGCGCAACAAAAgtatggcgtggcggcgcggagtGGACGGCCGAGGCGTTCGCGCGGAATGGGGCTGCGGGACCGAGCCAGTCTCGCTTGCCGGTAACGCGGAACCG TTCCCGGGTCAGTTCCGCACAATGGAGGCGCGGCACCGACCATGA